In the Colias croceus chromosome 1, ilColCroc2.1 genome, ggaaatctagtacaacatactccaaaaatatattagttacCTAGTTAGGATGGTATTATTCTACAcgagaaattaaattatagattACTTACCTTGTTTTCATttatgcgaaagtttgtatggatgtatggatgtttgttactctttcacgtaaaaactactgaaccgattacgatgaaatttagcacacatatagagggtaacttgaattaacacataggtttttatcccggaaatcccacgggaacgggaattatgcgggttttcctttgcaaacgcgggcgaagccgcgggcggaaatctagttttcaATATTCAGACATTGTTCTAtaaggtattttttataaatatataatcacatgttaattatttaagataataatagtttacaactataatacaattaatagaTTAATTGATAAGCCTTtgagttataaataacaaataattaattatagtttgTTCGTGACCGTTTAACTACTTACATTGAGATCGAAGTAATTTTgtgatcaatttaatatattttaacttcttcagatctataccaaatttaagTGATGATGAAGCTGCTCTTAGTAACATTAGGAATAATATCAGGTAATATTTTTCAGGCAtttaactgattttttttaaagaatggaAAAAAATAGATCACACGTGACTTGCGttctattttttgtattcattAAAAGTTTTCATACAGGTATGCAtgtttctataaataattttatatttctttaaactttatattaaaaacagtaAGCTTCGGTGCGATTATCAAACATCCAATGGAACATTATCAAGAAGGGGatagatatttttactttccCGGAGACGGTGATAATAGTCTACATTTAGTGGATACTCTAGAACCAGTCGATTATGTGTTTTTGGATGAGTTTCGGCGAAACTCCGCAAATTATCCATATTGGTTATTTACGAGGTAAGTTCCTTCgctaattttcatatttcctAAAGCTACATTGAAATTGCAACAAATTGAAGTGTTTGTTAAATGCTAATTCTTTAACAATAAGATAttgaaagaataaaaattagaatctttagatttttaaaataataaagcatAATATGTTTCAGACATAACCCTTCAACGCCGCATGTACTAGATTATGGAGACAAAGGCTCAATTTTTAATTCGTCTTTCAATAAGTATAATCaagttgtatttttagtaCACGGTTGGTATGGTCACGGCTATAATATGATGAACAGAATTCTAACCGATGGTAAGCAACATACCGatcaaagtaaaaaatatatacatatagaacccaatgttaattatttttacttcttCAGCATTTTTACATAAACACGATGTCAACGTCATAGTATTAGATTGGAGTGATCTTTCAACTAGAAACTATATTACGGCTAAAAAAGGTGTGGCCGTTCTTGGTGAGCAGCTTGGACGATTCATAGTGTGGCTGAATGAAGAATTTGGtgtttcttataataaaatacatttggTTGGATTTAGTTTGGGCGCTCATATGGTTGGCAATGCAGGAAGAACAGTCGGGGGATTAATTAGGAGAATAacaggtaaataaatatacttactaaAGAATGCAATGAGAGTCTTGGTTATACAAAAACTAAATGATATTCCCATAACTTGGCTGCATAAAGTtgttaataacaaaaacaattgacAAGTGACATTTATGAACAAAATACCACCATCATTTGTTCATATCCAATCAACGAATcatttacaacataaaatttaacatactATAGATATTAATACACATAACCAATTAAACAGGCCTCGACCCAGCTGGTCCTCTTTGGAAAAATGATCTAAATCGTCTCCGTAGTTCTGATGCTCAATACGTAGAAGTAATCCACACTAATACAGCTTTATATGGGTTCTCTGATCCTTGTGGTGACGCAGACTTTTATCCCAATGGAGGATCTTTAATGCCTGGCTGCTGGTTCAACGTATGCTCCCATAGCAAAGGATATGAATACATGGCTGCCTCGATTGTACACAATCATCTTCTAGCACAAGAATGTTCTAATATACGTGACGCAAGTTATGACAAATGTTCTGGAAGCGTCTACCCGATGGGCAATAGTGACTTGTCGAAATCAAGGTAAATATTTGAGGTAGAAATGTAAAAGCAAATCTATTGAGGTGACCATTTCATGGAAAagagtttataaataactgaaaacataacaattgttgatttttaaatttttatgcttTGATTAATTGTGTGTTTTTGTCTTTACAGGTCAGGAATATTTAGGGTAAATACGGGTACAGAATTtcctttttaaattgtaaggatagaaattaataaaaataatatttttataacttgtttatttcatttatctgTCACCTCATCGCTTCATATCCAATTCATCTACctacaagaaaataaaaagtagtataattaaaaattgtgtgCGTGTATTAGTGTACACActtaagaagtgaaacttctttatgaacttatttttcaaaaaataatttcatatgtgcaactttacagaaatacgtcgaatcacgcgtggtagggataagaaaaagatggcgcgtaacgcgaaaatgtcacgcgtaacgaaaaaatgttacactaaatatttttcaaaccccgataaagaagtttcacttcaaaaaaaacattatttaatttagtaacaataaaataaaatttcatatgaaaatacaaaaaaaaactcactCTCCTTTTCCCCGATATCCAATGTCTCAAACACGGCGCGAATAACTTCGCTTCAATAGAAACTCTTTTCTGGGGCCTTAGACTAACCAGACATGCTACCAAAACTGTGATCATACAACCAAAAGCCGTAAACCATAAATAAGATATGCGATAAATGTACGGCACTACACTGAAAATgagaaataaacaacaaattcaATGATGGTTAATATGTTCATAATAAACTCccattaaatattagtttcaaTAATCTAGTTCTATAACTAAAGgctaaatatttcaaaaacgATCACAatttatacctaggtactagcTATGCCCTGCGCAGCTATTTTATCCGCAGTGTTCCGCTGcttttggtcttagcgtgatgataaattatagccttcctcgattaatgggctatctaacacgtTTTTCGGAAtgggaccagtagttcctgagattagcgcgttcaaacaaacaaactctttatctttataatatatcgaCCGAACGCTCTTTTTACAATATCCAAATGTGAAAGATGTATCATTcaatcattattaatttattattagaacgATCATAGTTTTCAAGGTACGTTTTATCAGTTACTTAATAATAACCTCTCGTCGTTTAatctaattatttaacaatgtaATCAATTTCTATTATCTTAATACCTTGGCCTAATTCTACGTGATTGATATCAAAGGTACCTTGaaggaaaaaatataagaCTTCTGtcaatttctaaaaaaattaaacatctgCTTATAAGTCGTTAAATGTCAATACAAACCTTTCTTGATCGGAGACAGATGGTAATAAATCGAAGTCATACGTGCAATTGAACGTAAATCTTTCCTTCTCTTTGAATATAAGTAATGATTGCACTTGCGCAAGCTGCGACTGCGCCGCGACCCACCAAGCGGACGTCAAACCAATGAATCCACCAGTAAGAGCACTCTTTAACATAGAAGAAAAGAATAATAGTTTCAATAAAATGTAGGCATGTTTATTGTAGTAAAATTaggaaaatgtatttatcaaaaaaactTACAGTTCCATCTATAAAAGGTAGAAAAAGTCCCATTAGAAATATCCCAGCAAGTGGTCCCATCGAAGCTGATGATAAGCTTATTGTCAATTGTAAGACAGAGCCTAACATTTCTACAACGAACACCAAGcctaaaatacattaattttagtttaacaCCAAATAAccactaatattatttttacaaagagCAGAAAACGATACATACCCACACAAATGCATCCAAGTATGACAACAACTGCACGTATTAATATCTGTGTATGTTTTtggtttaaatctttaaaaaaaggtTTCCAAAAATCTTCCAAAACTACAGCAGCCATGGAATTAAGACCAGTTGATAAAGAGCTAGAATTAAGAACAATAAGTTAACATCTTTTGATGAACCACATGTATTATttaaaggaatattataatgtgcaaaaatttaaaatgcagttgatatatttttacctaAGAGCAGCACTAAATACTCCAGCAACAAACACTCCTGGTATACCATTCCAATCACCCAAAATATCCATTACTAACAATGGCAATAGCTGGTCTTTTGCTAGAGCCAGTTTCGAGTTCAACGGATCACAGTCATAATAACGAGCATATGCCAACAAACCACTATATCcacacaaaattaaaattaaaaaaactccACAAAGAAATCCCCACACCGCCCTGAAATATAAATctgaattgaaaataaataaataaaataagttgaatattacagaaaattcaCCTCACTTTTTGGATGATCTTAAATCTGGCAATGACAAAAATCGTTGCATCATAGATTGGTTGACTGCTATATTTCCGATCCAATAAAAGGAAGATCCAATCGTGACAGCGTAAAATGAATGTCTTTCTGTTAAGTCAAAGCTGAAACTATAGCACGGCTTATGAGTAAAAAATTGCTAATATCGTAAATTAAAAGTTACTCAGAATGTTTTAGAGCTTACGGTGGATGTTCTATTCTCCCACTATTccaatttctttttaatactTCCTGAAAACCGCCAACGTTTATCGTTcctttaataattactaaaaaCATTGCTCCAATCATAACTATAGTTTGAAAAACGTCTGTCCATACTACGGCTTTTAAGCCTCCCTAAAATTAAGAAACAGTAAATAATTAcaagttataaatattacatctatattttttttttttaataaaaagaataaaaaacataccactgatgtataaaaaatgcaaaCAAGACACACGATCGGGGAAActatgtgtatatttacaccaGTCACTAAAAAAGAATACGACATTAAGTTTCAAAAATTAACcatcaatataattaaagatctgcttatattttatttaaccttGATTGAACGCCAAAGCAGGAACATAAATAACAATGGGGAGCCAGGCCatctgaaatattataattggttagaataatataataattcttcTACAATGTTCACAGTAAAAGTGTAAAATTTAGGATTACCAAATAAACGGTGAAGAGAACTGATCCAAAAACTCTTATCCTCTTATCGTAACGTAATTCCAAATACTGAAATGTAAATGTTATAGGTTTTAGAATTATAACatactacaattttattaatgaaacaaaaaaataactacgtaCTTCGTAAGCTGATGTTAGATTTAACTCGTGTAATACCGGAATAAATGTATAACTTATGACAATTGACATAACCAGGGCaccaataatattgaaaacgTAGGAAGTACCAAATACGTAAAGTTCTGTTGGGATGCCCAAAAGGGATATTCCtgaaataaaactgaaaagatACTAGAGTGTAGTTGAGcttgaattataattttaaccatctataataattatcaatgttAATTACTCTAAGAAGTTTTGAAACAACATAAATGATTTTCTTACCTTGCTACAAGAGAGAAGCAAACGGGAAGAAGTGACATATTTCTACCACCCATCAAATAGTCTTGCGctgatttttgtttattaataaaaccgAAATAGATACCAACACCACCACAAATACCCAACATAATAACAAACACGGAATAATCCATCCATGAGAAATGTTGATAGGTCGCCCGAACTTCGGAAACACTGAGTTTTTcagacattttaattaaaaaaaaatctttacatTGAACGTAAGAGACGAGTGTTTCCTTTGACCTTTAAGAGCACAACGGCAAAAGTTCCGAGTGTAGCAATTTTTCAATTAGGTACCTCCCGCGATTTTTCTACGCGACTTGTAGACGACCTATTTTTGTCCTGTTATTCATTGAATACTTCCGTTTTGCTTATAATAGACTTAGGGATCATCTGACACTTGTTTTAgctctaaaatattaataaagataaaactcttctaagtttgtgaggatgtagAAGGTGATCTCTGGATGTACTAAGCTGCCAGTTTTATATCCAGGCTCAACTACAAAAGGGCCAATCGGCCAgcattacatacatatttagatTCTTATACATTGAGTTAATATACGTACTCAATGTTCCTATACGaccaaacgaaataaaatgacCATATAATGTTTAACGAGCTTGATGTTTAAGCTATTGTTTGCTATTTGCAAACAATTACGCTCAACGCTGCATTGCCATTCTGTACTGAACCCCGTTTTTTGTGAATTCGCGCTTATTGgtcgtaaaaaaaaataaaaaaaaataatgaatttagaatacaataaaatagtacATAAATTACgaaaacatatatttataaataaaataaataatttcagtcTCGGTTTGTGTCTTGTGCGTTTCCTTGAATAGACTGCTTGTTTAGTGATGTAGATTTCTGCTGCTTGtcctacaaaaataaatctacaattaagcattcatataaaataaaattaaaggcTCTTTCACCTCCATCTCTAGATAGGTATGTCATGTTTagcttataaataatgtatgaaaaaaaatgtgtgcgtatactagtgtacacacgtaagaagtgaaacttctttatgaccttatttttcaaaaaaaataatttactatatgcaactttacagaaatacgtcgaatcgcgcgtggtagggataagaaaaagaaggcgcgtaacggaaaaatctCACGCGTAACGCAAAtatgttacactaatttttttttccaatccCGATAAACAGCTTCTTACTACATGTCACAATAATTATACGGCTAATATTGAAAAGTctcttaaagaaaatattaagtacttCTGGAAATACACGTCTTCTCTAAAAAATTCTAATTCAGGGTATCCGCGTGTCATGAAGTTCGCGAATTCTAAATCTGACGATCCAAATGTTATAGTTGAgatgttttcaaaatattttcagtcaGTTTTCGAGCCAACATCTGCTGCGGCATACAATGTGGATAATATTCTCACAGACGATCATTATGATAACAcgcacataaatataaattgcattCGTCTTACCAAATCCGAAATACGCACTGCCTTGCAAAACATCGATCATAACAAGGGTCCAGGACCAGACAAAATAGGCCCAGTTTTTCTCAAACAAACCAGTAAAACACTCTGTACCCCTTTGGAGATTATCTTTAATAAATCCTTGAGTTCTGGCTCCTTTCCAAATATATGGAAGCAAGCATACATAACACCTATCTTTAAATCCGGTGAGAAAAATGACGTAGAGAATTACCGCCCCATTTCGATACTTTCGGCCATTCCCAAAGTACTCGAAACTTTAATACACCGTCACATCTATTCGAGTTTAAAACACCTAATCTTAGACCAACAACATGGATTTGTCGCTGGTAGGTCAACCGTATCGAATCTTCTCGTCTTTTCCAATTACTTGTTCAATGCACTGGATCACAAACAACAAATAGAAACTATATATACGGACTTTAAAAAGGCATTCGACAAAGTAGATCACTTACTCTTACTACAAAAATTGTCATTTAATGGAATTAAGGGAAATCTACTGCGCTGGTTTGCCGCGTATTTAAGCAATCGAGTCCAATCAGTTGTCATTAACGGTTACACTTCCACTCAAGTTGCTGTCTCCTCGGGCGTCCCACAGGGCTCGATCCTCGGGCCCCTGCTTTTtgacttatttattaatgacaTTTCACAATGTtttgaaaaatgtaaatttttactGTATGCAGACGACCTAAAGTTGTACTCTAATGTTGTTGATTCTAAGGATTTACTCCATATTCAGGCCGATCTAAATAGATTGGATGATTATTGtaaacgtaataaattatttttggctTACAATAAATGTAAACATATTACTTTctctaaaaaaattaaaaaaattccaacAGTATTTAATCTGGGAGGTCACCAACTGGACTCGGTTTCCTGTATTCGTAATCTCGGTGTCCACTTCGACGAATGTTTAATACTTGATCAACATATAGACCACATACTCACTAAGTCTTACCGCATGTTGGGCTTCATTACACGCGTTACTAAGGCTTTCAAGAATAGAGAAGCTATTATATGTCTCTACAAAACTCTTGTACAATCTCAATTAGAGTATGCATGTCCCATCTGGAATCCGTTTTacgatatttatataaataaaattgagatGGTTCAAAAGAAATTTCTACGCATTTTAAATTTCCGCCTAAGTGGCGGTCGGCAACATTACGAGGATCTTTTGCGTCGTTACAATCTTCTTTCGTTAAGTCGGCGCCGAAATTTAATCGATTCTCTCACGTTAAGAAAAATATGCGTAGGAGAAAAGCCTGCTCAGAACTTcttagtttaataaattatcgcATCCCATCCAGATCAACGCGCTCAAaagatttatttcatataccGACCGCCAGAACCAATATGGGTCTTCGTGTGCCCCTTCACAGAATGTctagtttttataatacttatatgaATAATCTTGATATGTTTTCTTGTTCCTCTTCGTCTTACAAAGCAAATGTGAAAAAACTGCTATTGAACACATAAGAATGTTAATGGTACCTACCTCCGTCTTTATGTAACTACtcatgtttaatattaattaattattatcaactagGTATGTTTTCCTTGTCTCTCTTATTGCTAGGTGTtggcaaaaataatatatgttcACAGTGGAAACACCACAAGGAGACATCTTCATGTATCTGTATAGTTAATAAGatctgttttgttttatatatgtatgtctcTGTATGTTTtccaataaagaaaaataaaataaataaaaataaagaagtttcacttcaataaaataaagtacctattGAATTGACTATCAGGGACATTAAGAGCAAATGGTGATAAAGTTTAATGTGGGACTACATCGAGAATAATGCCAGTAATGCAAACATGAGAAGCGTTTATGTGTATTGTCATGCTGCATGAGGGACAAAAAAATGAAATCATGCCACCtgaatattacatttataggAAAAGAGTTTTCTTACCTTAGGACACTTATAAGCACAAATAAATGGTTCTTCCTTCGGATGAGGTGGGTCTCGAAATAATTTCCTTATCTGTGGAGCGAGAAGTTTAGGCGCGGGCGGGACGTAGGCTTTTCCCAAAGCTTTGCTTACACCTGATATCAACATTCCTATACACATTGTTATCACACATCCAGAGAGCGTATACCACATGTATGATACATGTAATATTGGATTGACTTCCACCCTGAAAGAAATTATCGTATTGTAGTTACCAACTGtatgaacattttaataaaagtaaacatgATCTTTGATAACTTATTAGGTGTCAAATCTAGGAATCATGAGTAATTGAAGTTAGGAGACTTGTTTTCGCAATAAAGATTTAGAATAATGTGTGTTCTGAAGTTATTTTCACAGTACCGCAACTCACataacaaataacataaaattaacagCTGCTctaccttttatttttataaataaatataaataaatattatagcacattattacacaaatcgacctagtcccacagtaagctcaattaaggcttgtgttgtgggtactaggcgacgataaatataatatttaataaatacatatatagataataacacccagacccaagaacaaataattgagttcatcacacaaatatttgccctgaccggggatcaaacccgggaccgtcggctcagtaggcagttactttaccactgcgccaaccgcgtcgtcaaaaTAGAATTGCTACTCACataacaaataacataaaattaacagCTGTTctaccttttatttttatagaattgcTACTCACataacaaataacataaaattaacagCTGCTctaccttttatttttatagaattgcTACTCACataacaaataacataaaattaacagCTGTTctaccttttatttttatagaattgcTACTCACATAACAAAACACATAAATTTGACAACTCTACCTTTCAACCGTATCCACATTATTGAATTCCAGTGTATGATTATACAGACATCCATCTACACTGAGTGGCTTATGTGGGTGGGTGATGTAACCGCTGGCTATAGCCAACTGTGCTGATAGACACCACCACGCCATTGATACTAAACCAGTCATTCCTCCTATTAACGCTCCCTgcacaaaatatgtttatttttgtaaaatgagatttttttttattgtcaaaAAACGATTATGGGATGAGAAACTGCGTCTTTGCTCCATAGTAAATGCCGATTCAAATCttctacaaaaaaatatgttgtgtattttgttgttataaaatatttattgatcgaatttaaatgctataaaattataaaaatgtaaaaaattgttattgggATTTGAACTACCTACAAGAAGTGCGGGTGTTAGCCCGTATCTGACATAATTTTGGATTCTAACGGACAGATTCTTTTACTTTGTTCATAGCATTATATTGTCtgtgctttatttttatttatgcacATCTCTATGTGCATTAAAAGTACCTAGTATAtatgtgtataatataatataagataagTGTGTACTTAATGTAATTACCAGTCCATCTACCCAGGGCATCAAGATCCCCATAGTGAACACCCCAAGCTGGGGCCCCATAGTTATTGCTTCCAATGTCATCGTCAATTGGAGAATTGTTCCCAATTTCTCAACTATAAATGTTAATCCTGCAATTTTAAGTCGATTAAAAtgctatacaaataatcaatGAACACAAAGACGCTTCGATCATTCGATCAATCAACAATAGTTCGAATACATTCCGTATATATTTggcttttgtaataaatacttCA is a window encoding:
- the LOC123691918 gene encoding endothelial lipase-like gives rise to the protein MMKLLLVTLGIISVSFGAIIKHPMEHYQEGDRYFYFPGDGDNSLHLVDTLEPVDYVFLDEFRRNSANYPYWLFTRHNPSTPHVLDYGDKGSIFNSSFNKYNQVVFLVHGWYGHGYNMMNRILTDAFLHKHDVNVIVLDWSDLSTRNYITAKKGVAVLGEQLGRFIVWLNEEFGVSYNKIHLVGFSLGAHMVGNAGRTVGGLIRRITGLDPAGPLWKNDLNRLRSSDAQYVEVIHTNTALYGFSDPCGDADFYPNGGSLMPGCWFNVCSHSKGYEYMAASIVHNHLLAQECSNIRDASYDKCSGSVYPMGNSDLSKSRSGIFRVNTGTEFPF
- the LOC123691657 gene encoding sodium-coupled monocarboxylate transporter 1-like isoform X1, with product MSEKLSVSEVRATYQHFSWMDYSVFVIMLGICGGVGIYFGFINKQKSAQDYLMGGRNMSLLPVCFSLVASFISGISLLGIPTELYVFGTSYVFNIIGALVMSIVISYTFIPVLHELNLTSAYEYLELRYDKRIRVFGSVLFTVYLMAWLPIVIYVPALAFNQVTGVNIHIVSPIVCLVCIFYTSVGGLKAVVWTDVFQTIVMIGAMFLVIIKGTINVGGFQEVLKRNWNSGRIEHPPFSFDLTERHSFYAVTIGSSFYWIGNIAVNQSMMQRFLSLPDLRSSKKAVWGFLCGVFLILILCGYSGLLAYARYYDCDPLNSKLALAKDQLLPLLVMDILGDWNGIPGVFVAGVFSAALSSLSTGLNSMAAVVLEDFWKPFFKDLNQKHTQILIRAVVVILGCICVGLVFVVEMLGSVLQLTISLSSASMGPLAGIFLMGLFLPFIDGTSALTGGFIGLTSAWWVAAQSQLAQVQSLLIFKEKERFTFNCTYDFDLLPSVSDQESVVPYIYRISYLWFTAFGCMITVLVACLVSLRPQKRVSIEAKLFAPCLRHWISGKRRVDELDMKR
- the LOC123691657 gene encoding sodium-coupled monocarboxylate transporter 1-like isoform X2, with amino-acid sequence MSEKLSVSEVRATYQHFSWMDYSVFVIMLGICGGVGIYFGFINKQKSAQDYLMGGRNMSLLPVCFSLVASFISGISLLGIPTELYVFGTSYVFNIIGALVMSIVISYTFIPVLHELNLTSAYEYLELRYDKRIRVFGSVLFTVYLMAWLPIVIYVPALAFNQVTGVNIHIVSPIVCLVCIFYTSVGGLKAVVWTDVFQTIVMIGAMFLVIIKGTINVGGFQEVLKRNWNSGRIEHPPFSFDLTERHSFYAVTIGSSFYWIGNIAVNQSMMQRFLSLPDLRSSKKAVWGFLCGVFLILILCGYSGLLAYARYYDCDPLNSKLALAKDQLLPLLVMDILGDWNGIPGVFVAGVFSAALSSLSTGLNSMAAVVLEDFWKPFFKDLNQKHTQILIRAVVVILGCICVGLVFVVEMLGSVLQLTISLSSASMGPLAGIFLMGLFLPFIDGTSALTGGFIGLTSAWWVAAQSQLAQVQSLLIFKEKERFTFNCTYDFDLLPSVSDQESVVPYIYRISYLWFTAFGCMITVLVACLVSLRPQKRVSIEAKLFAPCLRHWISGKRR